A single window of Bradyrhizobium daqingense DNA harbors:
- the argF gene encoding ornithine carbamoyltransferase: MSKSPKHFLDINELPLSELKRMLAASSAMKAKQKAHQPVRPLEGKTLAMIFERPSTRTRVSFDVAMRQLGGEPIMLTGAEMQLGRGETIADTARVLSRYVDAIMIRILNHEALLELAAYATVPVINGLTRRSHPCQVMADLMTYEEHRGPIEGKTVAWTGDDNNVLASWAHAAERFKFQLNVATPPELAPKKVMRDWIKATNAPIVLGTDPEAAVKGADCVVTDTWVSMGDKEGEHRHNVLKPYQVNGKLMSLAKPDALFMHCLPAHRGEEVTDEVIDGPQSVVFDEAENRLHAQKGILAWCFDAVK, translated from the coding sequence ATGAGCAAGTCGCCGAAACACTTCCTCGACATCAATGAGCTCCCGTTGTCGGAGCTCAAGCGCATGCTCGCCGCATCCTCCGCCATGAAGGCGAAGCAGAAGGCGCATCAGCCGGTCAGGCCGCTCGAAGGCAAGACGCTGGCGATGATCTTCGAGCGTCCTTCGACGCGGACGCGGGTGTCGTTCGACGTGGCCATGCGCCAGCTCGGCGGTGAGCCCATCATGCTCACCGGCGCCGAGATGCAGCTCGGCCGCGGCGAGACCATCGCCGACACCGCGCGCGTGCTGTCGCGCTATGTCGACGCCATCATGATCCGCATCCTCAATCACGAGGCGCTGCTGGAGCTTGCCGCCTATGCGACCGTGCCCGTCATCAACGGCCTGACGCGGCGCTCGCATCCCTGCCAGGTGATGGCCGACCTCATGACTTACGAGGAGCATCGCGGTCCGATCGAGGGCAAGACGGTGGCCTGGACCGGCGACGACAACAACGTGCTCGCGTCCTGGGCGCATGCCGCCGAACGCTTCAAGTTCCAGCTCAATGTCGCGACGCCGCCGGAGCTCGCACCTAAGAAGGTGATGCGCGACTGGATCAAGGCGACCAACGCGCCGATCGTGCTCGGCACCGATCCCGAGGCCGCCGTGAAGGGCGCCGACTGCGTCGTCACCGACACCTGGGTGTCGATGGGCGACAAGGAAGGCGAGCATCGTCACAACGTGCTCAAGCCGTACCAGGTCAACGGCAAGCTGATGTCGCTGGCCAAGCCCGACGCGCTGTTCATGCACTGCCTACCTGCTCATCGCGGTGAGGAGGTCACCGACGAGGTAATCGACGGCCCGCAATCGGTCGTGTTCGACGAGGCCGAAAACCGCCTGCACGCACAGAAGGGCATTCTGGCCTGGTGCTTCGACGCGGTGAAGTAG
- a CDS encoding aspartate aminotransferase family protein has translation MTNSAAPHLLPVFARAELGFERGEGCWLIATNGDRYLDFTSGVAVNALGHCHPALVKALQEQSTKLWHMSNLFQSPDGEKLAARLCNESFADFVFFCNSGAEALEGVIKLVRHHHFSKGHPERYRIITFEGAFHGRTLATLAATGSAKYLEGFGPPMDGFDQVPHGDLEAVKKAIGPQTAGILIEPIQGEGGVRSSTPAFLKALRQLCDEKGLLLAFDEVQTGMGRTGDLFAHRRTGVTPDVMSLAKALGGGFPIGAVLATAEAAAGMGPGSHGSTFGGNPLAISAANAVLDVMLKPGFFDHVQKMSLLLKQKLASVIDRHPDIVSEVRGEGLLIGIKAVAPSADLVAALRNERLLTVGAGDNVVRFLPPLIVTEAEIEDSVGRLERACAAISSSQSKRVAS, from the coding sequence ATGACCAACAGCGCCGCGCCGCATCTGCTTCCCGTTTTCGCCAGGGCCGAGCTTGGTTTCGAGCGCGGCGAAGGCTGCTGGCTGATCGCGACCAATGGCGATCGCTATCTCGATTTCACCTCGGGCGTTGCGGTGAACGCGCTTGGCCATTGCCATCCGGCGCTGGTCAAGGCCTTGCAGGAGCAGTCGACGAAGCTCTGGCACATGTCGAACCTGTTCCAGAGCCCGGATGGCGAGAAGCTCGCCGCGCGACTGTGCAACGAGAGCTTCGCGGACTTCGTATTCTTCTGCAATTCCGGCGCCGAGGCGCTGGAGGGCGTGATCAAGCTGGTCCGCCATCATCACTTCTCCAAGGGCCATCCGGAACGCTATCGCATCATCACCTTCGAAGGTGCCTTCCACGGCCGCACGCTGGCGACGCTGGCCGCGACGGGATCTGCAAAATATCTCGAAGGTTTCGGTCCGCCGATGGACGGTTTCGACCAGGTCCCGCATGGCGACCTCGAGGCCGTGAAGAAGGCGATCGGCCCGCAGACCGCCGGCATCCTGATCGAGCCGATCCAGGGCGAGGGCGGCGTGCGCTCGTCGACGCCCGCCTTTCTCAAGGCGCTGCGCCAGCTCTGCGACGAGAAGGGCCTGCTGCTCGCCTTCGACGAGGTGCAGACCGGCATGGGCCGCACCGGCGATCTCTTCGCGCACCGGCGCACCGGCGTCACCCCCGACGTGATGTCGCTGGCCAAGGCGCTCGGCGGCGGCTTCCCGATCGGCGCGGTGCTGGCGACCGCGGAGGCGGCTGCCGGCATGGGGCCCGGCTCGCACGGTTCGACCTTCGGCGGCAATCCGCTCGCGATCTCCGCTGCGAATGCCGTGCTCGACGTCATGCTCAAGCCCGGCTTCTTCGATCACGTGCAGAAGATGTCGCTGCTGCTCAAGCAGAAGCTCGCCTCCGTGATCGACCGCCACCCTGACATCGTCAGTGAAGTCCGTGGCGAAGGTTTGCTGATCGGCATCAAGGCGGTGGCGCCTTCGGCTGATCTCGTGGCCGCCTTGCGCAACGAAAGGCTGCTTACGGTCGGTGCCGGCGACAATGTCGTGCGCTTCCTGCCGCCTCTGATCGTCACCGAAGCCGAGATCGAGGACAGCGTCGGGCGGCTGGAGCGTGCCTGCGCTGCGATCTCGTCCAGTCAGTCCAAGCGGGTGGCAAGCTGA